The DNA segment CATACATGTACCATTTTTTAACAGTAACAATATGGAAATcaagaataattttaacaaaGCTATACACAAGCTTATTTTCACCAAGATATTATCATAAatggcaaaattaaaaatttaaatttagcttTATTAGTGTCACTGGTGATGCATCTTTTCTAATGACAGCCTTTCAAAACTAGAAAAAGCCATCTTCAGCCTACATGGCAATATTcttaaagttttcaaaaatatcatcatttaaaaatcagttttggaAGAGGTAAAAATTCATACTAATATTTGACGTTCTCTAAAGTTCTTTTCAtaatttcctattattttctattcctttccactTAGATGATCTTCTCCCTGTTTCTAATGTTAATTGCTATTTCTCACAGTTGCCTCAAATGGATGAATGAGATCCCTTCTAAAATATAACTTTCTTGAGAATAGATATGTTATCTAACAGAGAAAATTGTATCTATAGCAATGCGTGGTCAAAACTGTATTTTtgatactaaaaatttaaaaatctgtgttgGGACTTTCAAAATATGTTACCGCCTTTGAAAAAGGCAATATACACACCAGTAGCCCAATTTGGAATTCATTCTGAGAATTAATCAGCTTTTGGAAACTGAAAGAGCAGACCTGAATTTTAGTCCTACTTCtcttgaaaatatatatagataatataaaaatcataaatatttataaattatttatagattACATGCATTGCTGCTTTAAGCatcacaaaaagcaaacaaaaagatatttcaaaaggtaaaataataacagaacATACTTAAGtcctaatattttcttctctcaccCCAGTGGGTCATCCTGTCTACTTCCTGAGATGCTGAGACTACTCTGGAAACCACAGTGAAGCATACAGAAGTATTTGTAGTTTCCAGAAATACTATGCTGTTTCATGCCTTGCACTCACTGTAGTTCAGCATTCGGAATGCCCCAGTTAAACCTTCCTAAAAAGTTCAGTAGTAATATTCAACTCCTTCAAGAATCAATTcaaatataaacacctctatgatAGACtagtctctttctcttccttaccTCGTCTCACTTGTCATCCCCACATTCACCCCTTCCGCTTCAGATTTATGTCATCTTCCTTTAAATTCCTCTTGTACTTTGTTCATATATCCATTAcagaattattctatttttaagtaACTGTTTCCCTACTCAACTACAAACCACTTAAGGGCAGGGAACTTATCTTTTGATCTCAGGGACATGAATGCCTAATTCTAGAAGATACTTAAATACTTGCACAATTATTCTACCCTAACACCCTCAttatacagataaggaaactgagattcaagtTATATGCTGTGTCCAGGGTACTAATGCTATTGGGCTGCTCTCTAATGAGAATGTGGTATCCTCTTTACCTAATATACCTCATTTATTGCTCACTAGAAAGCTCAGCAGTATAGGGAACGGCTTTAAAGTCTCTTTACACTTTGAAAATAAGTTCCTTTAGTGTCTTACAAATATATTCCAGAAGTCAAcggaaaattcaaataatatctAAGTGATTCATTGGTTTCATTTCTAAAATACCATATACCACTTTGAGATATTTACAAATAAGCTATGAGTCATCTATATGCTGAAAATCACACTCCCATGAACACTCTATAGAATATTGTTTTGAAACATCTATATACCTTAGTTGCATTTCAAACAGTTGTGACCTATGCTTTTCTCAAAGTTGTGCCCATTGGAAGCAGTTAGTAATGACTCAGATTTTAGGCTAGAAGAACTGATGTCCTAGTATCCACAAGTGTGGTCTCGCAAACCTGATGTGTTTGCATACATCAAATACAAAAAAGCGAGGGACTCCAACTTTAATTAACTATTTGAGGTCATACTACTTTTTGCTACTAAAATAGCAAGAATTTTACCTCTACTGGCCTAAGAATGtcagaaatacattatttttataaactacaATGTTGtaagtttaatttctaaatatggATACTATTAGATCACATGGGAATATAAGTATTCTGAGCATTAACGACTGAGAATGATGATTCTAAGCATTTAGAAATTTACCTTTATGTAGTTTCTTAGTCTGCTCTTTTTTAAGActaagaaatgtttattataggccgggcgcggtggctagggcctgtaatcccagcactttgggaggccgaggcgggcggatcacctgaggtcaggagcttgagaccagcctggccaacatggcgaaaccccatctctaccaaaaatacgaagattagccgggcgcggtgacaactaaccccagctactcgggacgctgaggcacgagtatcgcttgaacccgggaggcggaggttgcagtgagctgagatcacgccactggactccagcctgggctacagagggagactcagagaaaataaaataaataaataaatgtttattacacACAGAGCTTTTGAAAACACCAGTAATTCAAACCCATATGCTATCTCTTAGCACTTTCATTCagtcattctcttgcctcattctAAATCATTATTCCCACATCTGATAGATTAGATGAACTCTAAGGTTCTTCCAGGTCTAAAATCTTGTGACATCAATCAGGAGGATACTTcataacttcaaaataataacGTGAATGGATTGTTTTTTATGTGAGTCACAGCAATAATGCACTGTGGAGACAAGGGTAACAAACacactacagaaatacaaaattactaaagtattaaaagtaatttacaaagcaaatatGTGAATAATTATTCTATTACTAAATAATCCTACTCTATGAAAGGATTCAAGAAGAGGTTCCTTAAAGAGAGCTCACTTAACGAAGACAGGCACTATGTTAACTGTTTTTGGTGAAAAAAATCACCGTTAGTCTTGAAAATGGCATATGGGAAGCCAATGACAAAGGTTACTTTTAAATTACAGTGACAAATCAAGAACcaaaaaattaacacaatttCTAGGAGCTATTCTGTAAGAGCACAAGTATAATGCCGTTTCAGATATGAAGTATACACTCATATTATTCAACGACTGCTACTACTTACATTAAAATGGCTAACACTTATACTTGGCTAACTATGGGAGCAGCACTGTTGATTtcacatttattaactcattaaatCCTCAAAGCAACTCTATGAGagaagtactattattatccccgcttgatagatgaggaaactgaggccaaaaaggttaagtgacttgctcaactTAAATTCACTCTAATAGTAAACAGTCAAACTACTATTCCACTTCAACTACCAATACCAAAAACATTGAATTTTTCCACTCCcgaaaaatttaaactttagaaATTAACTTGGCTGACACAGACTATACaattattataaaacaatacATTCATTTTAGTATCCTCCTCTTGTGTTAAATAATTGGATATATGGGTGGCGGATACCAAGAGCACAGTATCATCTGACTTGCCTATGATTTCTGGTAgaataaacataaatgtataaactttaaaaaatgtgtgttgaTGCATTCCCTATTATTGCAAAAATTGGGTGTCCTCAGATGAAACGGAGAGAAAAGATCAGTAGTATGCAAAAGTAACCATTAACCATTTAGTAACACTCCATAAATCTTCGATGACCGACAtgggtagtaaatgataaaattattttttaatggtttaagACACCTTTTTACATaagccaaaattatttttctagagataTTTCATCCTAAACGCTGTTTTAAATGTCATGCTAAAACTGTCTAAAAGTTGCAGGTCCAACTTCCATCCCACAAAAACTGTTCCTCTGCCTACACGTGCAATTCTTCCTACGGGACCCATTCCATTTTACATCTGCAAACTATACCCAGCTCTTCAGCGCTGCAGACTCGGGTTTCCTTCTCAGTCTACGCGCAAGCCGGGTTCGGCCCACACCCACCACACCCCTCCGGTCCCCGCCCAGCGCCGCTCCTCCTCCCGGGCTTCTCCAGCACCGACTCAGCACCTATCAGCGCCGCCCCCAGGCCCCTGGCCCAGCCCATCCTCGGgcacgtgtgagtgtgtgtttgtgtcagtCTGTCAGTCCCACCGGGGACCGGGCTCGCTTACCGAGAGAGAAGCGCTAACTTCTGCTCCAGCATCATCTCCAGCTTCTGGCCCTGTTTGGAGATCCAGTGGTCCACTCCGTGCAGGCGGTAGCACGTCTCCAGCATCAACCTGAAGTCCGCCACGAACTCGGTGATGCCCCCGTACTGGCCGCTGGCGAACTTCTCTTCCATCTGCAGCAGACACATGCCCTGTCCGGGCTGCTGCGGGAAGGCGCGACCGCCCCGGCCCCCGCTGCGCGGCCCTTCCGCCACCTCCTCCTCCGCGGTGGCAACGCCCCCCAAGGGCTGCAGAAAGGGGGCGGTGAGGCCCCGGTGCTTCTCCTGCAGGAACTCGCCCAGGATGCGGTAGCCCTGCTGTAGCTCGTAGGTCAGCTCCTGCTCCTTGCAGCAACCGCCTCCGATCACCATCGCCTCCATCTCTTCCTCCTGATCGTCCGCGTCCTCCAGCGAGGAGGCACTCCTTCCGTGGGCCGGCCCTGAGGTCTGGGCCGCCGCTGCCACCTCCTCCTCGTCGTCCTCTCCTTCGGCCGCCGGTGGCGGCCGCTCTTCCTCCCCAGCCGGCTCCATCGCTCCCGGCGTCCCGGGCACACTCATGCCCCGGCAGGCCTAGGCTGGGCGGTGTGGAACAGCCGCTCGAGGTGCTGGGGGACGCGTGAGCGCGAGCCGCTTCCTCACGGCTCGGCCGCGGCGCGTAGCCCCCGCCACATCGGGCCTGGCTCTCCTCAGCCGCCGGCTCGGCTCGGTGCGCGCGGGGGTCTTGAGCTCACCGCCGGCGGGGCGGGGTTACATGGCGCGCGAGGAggggggagagaagaggagagccTAGgtgccctcctctcccctcccccccgGCGGCGGCGCGCGCACGGCCCTCGCCGGCCTCACCCCTCCGCACCCCGCCCGCCTGCTCTTCACCGGCCAGGCCCTGCCGGGTCGCCGCGGCCTCGGCGCCCCACCCCCTCCCGGGCCAGCGGGGGGCTGGGAGGGGGCGAGGAGGAAGGGggttctcctctcccctccccggaGGGGGCCGCAGCGGCGGCTCCggctcctcctctccctcacacCCCCTCCCGCCCCCCTCTACCTGCGGGGGACACGGGCAGAAGGAGGCGGTGCACGGACGGGGCCCGGCGACAACTGTCAGTTAGAAGCCCCGCTGGGCGGTGAGgggggagaaaggggaggggcagggagagaagggggagggcACTCAGCCCCCCGGCTGGGAAGAGCTGTggagagaagcaaagaaagaggCCCTGTCGCCATCCCCGGTGCGCATGCGTAGTAGAACaattcccccctccccccccgcCACCATCGTGCCCCGCCCCGCTACGCAAAAGGAAGAGCTTCGGCTCAGCTACAGGCCCAGAAGCCTGCTAGGGTTGCGCGGACCAATGATGTAATCAATCGTAGGCCAATCGAACATGTTGATGGAGGGGGAAGCAAGGCGCCTGCGCAGCTTAATTCGCTACCGCCTGGGAAGGTGGCCAAAAggctttttttaaagcaagtgcTTCAAGAGGAAACTTCTTTTGCAAGACCCGTGTTAGCCCCCCAAACTAAAATTAAAGTTGCTAGATAACCTTTGTTAATGGCAAATGAATAGTGAGAAAGCGCAAAATGTAAATCTTCTCTACTATAAAATTTACATTCTGttcccaccctttctcccttGTGACTGCGGGTCTTCTATATATAACCAGAATTTTGAGAAGTTTAGAAAGAAAGTTTAAGGACTCGACCATACgttcacatgcagaagaaaaggaagtgaTTTTTAGAACCCCAGCTCTTAACATCAATTCATATTTTGGAACTAATTCCATGTTTTCAGTTACAAATTTCCACCCTCCCGATTCTTGAGATCTGTTAAGAATAAAGAGAATGGAACCTCATTTAAACAAATTCTTGGGACTGAAAACAGTCAAAATAGTTCATGTCTGAGTTGTACAGCATTAAACAGTTGTTTGCATGGGCTGATAATCTCACTACATTTTACAATTACTGTTTAATGACTAAAAAGTGGACTCATCATTCACATTGGTTTACATGTTACTTAAAATTAGTTGGGAGGTAGGAATTCATGGTTCCATAAAGCAAATACTACTATTTCCTCATGTTCTATTTGAAAGACgcacatattattttttctaggtACACAGAACCCTCGTTAAAACCTAGAATTAcctaaacacaaaaacaaaattacagaaatcatgcattttaaaagtaaaatgtgtaTAACTAAATGATTAGGATACTCTGACTCTTGCAATTGTTTACTTCTCATTAatgtgaactttaaagcagtgataaaatttttttttaacctcaaagcTGTTTTTGTCCAGTAAGTTAAGTATCACTCTTAAGTAAAATAGTGAAGCGGGAACGCTCTGTTAGGGTATTCACACTGTCCTCCACACATACCTTTTATCTAGTATTCGAGGTCTCCTCTCATCAGACATTTGTAATATATAACGCATTTACAGGGTTCTCTCCCCTCAGAGAAGAGTCTGTGGACTCTGAAGAGTCCACAGAACCTCAgctcacagaaagaaaaatgcagggaTCAGTCTTACTTCAGCACCTGGCAACCAAAACGTGTGTCTGACTAGACATTCCTCCTTTCTTTCGACAAAGCCCAGGAATCTGAAGCCCAACGTACCCAAGCAAACATCCTCTACTCCTCTTTAGTCATCAGCTCTATTTCATGACTCTTGGACAATATTAGCTTACATTATTGAACCCTGTGCCACTAAGCACTTTATATTCATTGTCTCCTTTAATCTCACAACAAGCCTATCAGCTAGGTATTAaccttatttttcagatgaggaaactgcctCTTAGTTTAAGAAAGTtgttaaacaaagttaaaatctAGGTCTGTCATACTTCAAAAACTCCAGGTGCCTAATTCCAAGTCATCTGGCAGAATTTCTAATTCCTCATACATAAAAGTGTAGGGAATTGCTAGAAATGTTGATAAAGGGTTTCTTAATTAAGATTATATAAAAGAGAAAGGTGTGGGTGAGTAGAAGGAACCTCAACTCTAGGTTATGAAGAGGTCAAGATGATAGCAACTTAACTATAATGAAAGTAGGATCGGGTCCTTGatcttaaaaaagaaactctATTACACAAGaaatatgggctgggcacggtggctgacacctgtaatccctgcactttgggaggctgaggtggacagatcacctgaggtcaggagttctagaccagcctggctaacatggtgaaaccccgtttctactaagaatacaaaaaattagctgggagtggtggtgcgcacctgtaatcccagctactcgggaagctgaggcagaattgcttgaacctgggaggcggaggttgcagtgagccgagatcgtgccattgcactccagcttgggcaacaagagcaaaactacatctcaaaacaaacaaacaaaacaagaaatatgttggttgtaggtatgtaggtaaattagaaaatataggtaAGTGAGGAGAAAATTTGCCACTTAATCCTACCACCTAGAGAAAACCTCTATTAATACTTTGAGGTGGgatttttctattcattcttctatactttatttatcttaaatatactaaaaattgtGATCATACTATACATAATGtccttaattttcctttttcccccaTTAGTAATAATTACATGGAATGGACAGAATTGCATATCTAAAATCTCAACTTTATATTCTTGTCAACAATAGCCTAAATAGCCTGCCAATATGAATGAGTAGGGAATGGATTGGGAAAATTCTAAAGTAAAAGAAGTTCCAGACACAATAGAGgtacaaacaacaacagcaataacagctacaatttattgagcacttactaggtcttaaatatttgctaaatacaTACACAGTACTCACAATAGCCCCAGGAAATTATAGATGTATTTAAGTTTTGGATCAATGAGTAATCGTTAGCTGAGTAGAAAGCTCTTTTCTACCCTACAATAAGCTCGACATTAAAGACTGACATTCCAATTAATATAATTAACCCTGGACTTATAGAACTGTTTTCTCATAATAATGCACATCTACTGCTAAATGACTACTCtcaaagttgttttctttttcatgttcaaagaaaattacatttctttcctttcacttttccAATAGAATACTCTTCAGTTCTACTCTAGAATCTCTtaggaaattatttgaaatagaaaTCAATTTAAGCCCTATAACTAGAGCTTTTTCTCTTGTTGAGCTGCTTTGCAGGGAGAAAATggcatacatatacaaaataatacTCTGCTGAAACACATAACACTGACTCCCAAGAATACTGCTTACTTACTCTTTGTCAAACACTGTTACATGCTACCAATATTAGATGTATCAGGACTCCCTTTTCAGTAACTATGGTTCTTGGAGTCCtggataacttaaaaaaatagagaccTGTCTggctaaagaaatttaaaagttctcTAACTCTCAACCAGACACCTTGGGAACTACAATATGGATATGTCCTACCCAGTTCCCAGGAGTACATTATGAAGAAGTTCATATACATCCCACATCCACTGCAGTATCTCAAAACTCTCCTAGTAACAGCATCCTCCCATCACCACAAATACCAAGAGTATTAATTAAAGAGGGACAAGCCTGCCACTATATCCTTCACTCACAATTCCAAAGATGTTTGTCCTGGAAATTCTATCTTATTTTTGTGAGCTCTTAGCATATTGTGATAGCATGACATCTTCACATCAAGTATACTGCTTGGCTAGCATCAATAATAGTTCAAACAAATAGCAACAATTTATATACTTTACATCAACTAGGGGAAAGGTGACAAACATTGTTTAAGACAGTTTGAAGCACAGGTTATCACCAAGGTCTGTGTTTGGAAGATAAAACATGCGAGATAAACAGAGGACTAACACTGATTAATTCTGGAGAAACATGGAGAAGAACTATAAACTGCTTAGCAGGGAGAAAACAGTTCTCTGATTTATAATAAAATCTATTCACAACACTTATTTGTAGTTACTTTTATAATAGATAATATTCAAGTTATATTAAAGTGCTTCAAGCAAAATTTAGCAACTCCTGTAAGGCTTCCTGCTGTTCATCATCAAGTTGTGATACACATTCCAACCATAAATCTTCAGAAGTCTGTACCTGACGCACGACATTAGCTAGGCGTTTGGCACAAGGATCCTCATAGTTAATAGTCTCATTAATTTTTCCTTCTGCAATTATACTGATTATTTTGGGAAGATTGGAATTATTTGGACCAATTACAACTGGGTGGTTACTTTCAATTAGGTCACAGAGAAAACTCAAAGTCTGAATAGCTTCCTCTTTATCTTCATGCAGTGGAAGCCATGATAACCAGTGTGGAAGAACTTCATCTACATTTACACAGTTAGGCTTAAACTTCAAAATCTTCCCTATTGCTGAGATACAGTTCTCTGTAGCAATgacattttttttggttttggaatTTGCACACTTAATAACTTTTACCAGAAGTGGAACAGCTTCTGAACATAAAGAACGATAATCATCTCCACCAAACTGTGCCATGACACCCAGGCCATAAGCAGCAGCTTGCCTGACTTCAGGGTTGTTATCTCGCATATTTAGTAGCATTGGCCACCGAAAATATTCTACATATTTAAATGAAGTTGGACTGCAGTGCTCTATGATGTCATCAAATATGCACAATCCCCACTGTCTGTCTGGCCATGGCCTACTTGAACAAATTAGATTTACAATTAATGGAAGTAGTTGTTCAAACCATGGTAAAATCTTTTCCTTATAAGTACTAAATAATGAGTGCAAAATATCTGATACTTTGGTCAGAATATAAACATCACATTCATCCTCATCTTGCAGAGACATCTCAACCTGTTGATCAtagttttcttcctgtcttttcaCCTGTCTCAATTCTTGGTTTTTAAAGTGCCCTTCAAGTTTTGCTTTCAGTATTCCTCCCAGTTCTTCCAAGTGTTCATCATTAAGGCAACCATCTCCCATAACTTCAATGGACTTTGCAAAAGAATTCATTATTTCTGAGAGCACATCTGTATCTGGTTCAGTACCAATAGCCTTGATTAAGGGGTCACATATGAATTGCCACATCTGTGCAAGATACTCTGGGCCACGAATTCTTGCACATTCCAGGAGAAAAGGCATGGACTCTGCTGCTGCCACTCGAACATTGtcatggaaataaaatttcagtAAAGGAACCATCAGCTTCACAACTTGTTCTGTATATTCCACAAACCCTTCCCTTAACTCCTTAGCATAGTAAACCAACATTTGGCAAGCAGTTGCTTTTGCTTCAAGTCCTGAAGTTTTAATTCCAAAACTCTGCTGGTCTCCAAGATTTACAAATTGCCAGCCATCATCGTCACTCATATTTTCCACATCCTGTGTGTCTAAGAGAGCAACATCAGGTTTAGCTGAAGCAGTCTTAATAAGAGGCTCGATAACCAGTGGAAGGTACTGTTGAAAATCTTTTCCAAGAATTTTACACATTCTAGCCCATGCTGAAACCATGTAAGAGGTCTGAGGGTCATCATCTTCCATATTATTTAAGTCTGATTGTGTCTTCAACAACAGCTGCATCACATTTGATGCATCTTGCATAAATTTTTCCTTCCCAACAGCAAGACCAATATGGCTAATGCACTCGATAGTTTTTCCTCTCAGAAGCTTGAGTTCCTTCTGAACAGCAAGCTCAACAATGTGCTTTAGTGAGGGCATGAATATATCATAATATGGgacaaatttttcttctattgtaTCTGCAACTGATGCAATGGTTGTCACAAGTTGTTCCAAAGCCAACTTAGTTCCATTCCGAATCAACTCTTGAAGTTTAATCACCAAGACGGAATGTAGATTTTTCACCATACTATCCACATATAGAACTAGCAATGATTTAGGGCAgtcttcaataaaaataataagagcagaaGCTGCATGTGATTGCACACGCTGATTACCTTGATTTTCCATGGTACGTAACAGAGCTGCAATCACTGTTTCATgaaatttcttttggaaattaGGTGCAAAATCTGTAGCCATCTGTCCAAGTGTAGTACAGGCTGCAGCCCTCACCCTTGGATGAGGATcctgaagaaaaagcaaaacggAGTTAACTGTTTCATCTAGAATTGATTCCATTTGTTGATGGCATCCTTCTCCAATGGCAGATAAGGCCATTAATCCAGCATGTCGATACTTCCAGTCAGGGCTCTGAAGCATCTGCATGATATGCTCCTTGGTCATTGGTAAAACAACTTTTCCACCAAGCCCACAAGCCAGTCTGTCTAGTGCACTCTCCGCAGCAACTGCATTGCTGTCAAAATCATCTTCTTCCATTTCATCAGCATTTACCCAGTCCTCATCATCTTGTAGATCAACCATCATTGCTAATATATGAGGAACTGCCTGTGCaataatatttgtatgttttttc comes from the Homo sapiens chromosome 9, GRCh38.p14 Primary Assembly genome and includes:
- the RANBP6 gene encoding ran-binding protein 6 isoform X1 produces the protein MKISQDPHPRVRAAACTTLGQMATDFAPNFQKKFHETVIAALLRTMENQGNQRVQSHAASALIIFIEDCPKSLLVLYVDSMVKNLHSVLVIKLQELIRNGTKLALEQLVTTIASVADTIEEKFVPYYDIFMPSLKHIVELAVQKELKLLRGKTIECISHIGLAVGKEKFMQDASNVMQLLLKTQSDLNNMEDDDPQTSYMVSAWARMCKILGKDFQQYLPLVIEPLIKTASAKPDVALLDTQDVENMSDDDGWQFVNLGDQQSFGIKTSGLEAKATACQMLVYYAKELREGFVEYTEQVVKLMVPLLKFYFHDNVRVAAAESMPFLLECARIRGPEYLAQMWQFICDPLIKAIGTEPDTDVLSEIMNSFAKSIEVMGDGCLNDEHLEELGGILKAKLEGHFKNQELRQVKRQEENYDQQVEMSLQDEDECDVYILTKVSDILHSLFSTYKEKILPWFEQLLPLIVNLICSSRPWPDRQWGLCIFDDIIEHCSPTSFKYVEYFRWPMLLNMRDNNPEVRQAAAYGLGVMAQFGGDDYRSLCSEAVPLLVKVIKCANSKTKKNVIATENCISAIGKILKFKPNCVNVDEVLPHWLSWLPLHEDKEEAIQTLSFLCDLIESNHPVVIGPNNSNLPKIISIIAEGKINETINYEDPCAKRLANVVRQVQTSEDLWLECVSQLDDEQQEALQELLNFA
- the RANBP6 gene encoding ran-binding protein 6 isoform 1 (isoform 1 is encoded by transcript variant 1), giving the protein MAATASAGVPATVSEKQEFYQLLKNLINPSCMVRRQAEEIYENIPGLCKTTFLLDAVRNRRAGYEVRQMAAALLRRLLSSGFEEVYPNLPADVQRDVKIELILAVKLETHASMRKKLCDIFAVLARNLIDEDGTNHWPEGLKFLIDSIYSKNVVLWEVALHVFWHFPGIFGTQERHDLDIIKRLLDQCIQDQEHPAIRTLSARAAAAFVLANENNIALFKDFADLLPGILQAVNDSCYQDDDSVLESLVEIADTVPKYLGPYLEDTLQLSLKLCGDSRLSNLQRQLALEVIVTLSETATPMLKKHTNIIAQAVPHILAMMVDLQDDEDWVNADEMEEDDFDSNAVAAESALDRLACGLGGKVVLPMTKEHIMQMLQSPDWKYRHAGLMALSAIGEGCHQQMESILDETVNSVLLFLQDPHPRVRAAACTTLGQMATDFAPNFQKKFHETVIAALLRTMENQGNQRVQSHAASALIIFIEDCPKSLLVLYVDSMVKNLHSVLVIKLQELIRNGTKLALEQLVTTIASVADTIEEKFVPYYDIFMPSLKHIVELAVQKELKLLRGKTIECISHIGLAVGKEKFMQDASNVMQLLLKTQSDLNNMEDDDPQTSYMVSAWARMCKILGKDFQQYLPLVIEPLIKTASAKPDVALLDTQDVENMSDDDGWQFVNLGDQQSFGIKTSGLEAKATACQMLVYYAKELREGFVEYTEQVVKLMVPLLKFYFHDNVRVAAAESMPFLLECARIRGPEYLAQMWQFICDPLIKAIGTEPDTDVLSEIMNSFAKSIEVMGDGCLNDEHLEELGGILKAKLEGHFKNQELRQVKRQEENYDQQVEMSLQDEDECDVYILTKVSDILHSLFSTYKEKILPWFEQLLPLIVNLICSSRPWPDRQWGLCIFDDIIEHCSPTSFKYVEYFRWPMLLNMRDNNPEVRQAAAYGLGVMAQFGGDDYRSLCSEAVPLLVKVIKCANSKTKKNVIATENCISAIGKILKFKPNCVNVDEVLPHWLSWLPLHEDKEEAIQTLSFLCDLIESNHPVVIGPNNSNLPKIISIIAEGKINETINYEDPCAKRLANVVRQVQTSEDLWLECVSQLDDEQQEALQELLNFA
- the RANBP6 gene encoding ran-binding protein 6 isoform 2 (isoform 2 is encoded by transcript variant 2) is translated as MAATASAGVPATVSEKQEFYQLLKNLINPSCMVRRQAEEIYENIPGLCKTTFLLDAVRNRRAGYEDPHPRVRAAACTTLGQMATDFAPNFQKKFHETVIAALLRTMENQGNQRVQSHAASALIIFIEDCPKSLLVLYVDSMVKNLHSVLVIKLQELIRNGTKLALEQLVTTIASVADTIEEKFVPYYDIFMPSLKHIVELAVQKELKLLRGKTIECISHIGLAVGKEKFMQDASNVMQLLLKTQSDLNNMEDDDPQTSYMVSAWARMCKILGKDFQQYLPLVIEPLIKTASAKPDVALLDTQDVENMSDDDGWQFVNLGDQQSFGIKTSGLEAKATACQMLVYYAKELREGFVEYTEQVVKLMVPLLKFYFHDNVRVAAAESMPFLLECARIRGPEYLAQMWQFICDPLIKAIGTEPDTDVLSEIMNSFAKSIEVMGDGCLNDEHLEELGGILKAKLEGHFKNQELRQVKRQEENYDQQVEMSLQDEDECDVYILTKVSDILHSLFSTYKEKILPWFEQLLPLIVNLICSSRPWPDRQWGLCIFDDIIEHCSPTSFKYVEYFRWPMLLNMRDNNPEVRQAAAYGLGVMAQFGGDDYRSLCSEAVPLLVKVIKCANSKTKKNVIATENCISAIGKILKFKPNCVNVDEVLPHWLSWLPLHEDKEEAIQTLSFLCDLIESNHPVVIGPNNSNLPKIISIIAEGKINETINYEDPCAKRLANVVRQVQTSEDLWLECVSQLDDEQQEALQELLNFA